The Halorientalis sp. IM1011 genome window below encodes:
- a CDS encoding cupin domain-containing protein, with product MRKINESDLDWTEYDHEEATFHRKHLGEAVDAEDLGCSLYQLPQGERAWPYHYHTANEEALYVLSGEGLLRAEDGEHDLRAGDFVTLPADESGGHRVVNDGDDTLRYLAVSTMNEPDVTIYPEMEKFGVYVGSPPGGRDERTFEGYYPTDAEVEYWPDEEDEN from the coding sequence ATGCGGAAGATCAACGAATCCGACCTCGACTGGACGGAGTACGACCACGAGGAGGCGACGTTCCACCGAAAGCACCTCGGCGAGGCCGTCGACGCCGAGGATCTGGGCTGTAGCCTCTACCAACTCCCGCAGGGCGAACGCGCCTGGCCCTACCACTACCACACCGCCAACGAGGAGGCGCTCTACGTGCTCTCGGGCGAGGGGCTGCTTCGTGCCGAGGACGGCGAACACGACCTCCGGGCCGGCGACTTCGTCACGCTCCCGGCCGACGAGTCCGGCGGGCACCGGGTCGTCAACGACGGCGACGATACCCTCCGTTATCTGGCGGTCTCGACGATGAACGAACCGGACGTGACGATCTACCCCGAGATGGAGAAGTTCGGCGTCTACGTCGGGTCCCCGCCCGGCGGGCGCGACGAGCGCACTTTCGAGGGGTACTATCCAACTGACGCGGAAGTGGAGTACTGGCCCGACGAGGAAGACGAGAACTGA
- the hisF gene encoding imidazole glycerol phosphate synthase subunit HisF, which yields MTLTKRIIPCIDVDLDEEGNAAVYTGVNFEDLEYTGDPVEMAKKYNEAGADEFVFLDITASAEGRETMLDVVESIADEVFIPLTVGGGIRTREDVKETLRAGADKVSINTGALQRPELIEEGAAAFGSQCIVISVDARRRFDEQGDHYVEVDGESCWFECTVKGGREGTDIDVISWAEEAEERGAGELFVNSIDADGTKDGYDIPLTKAVCDTVSTPVIASSGCGGPEDMYEVFTDAGADAGLAASIFHFGEYSIQETKEYLDERGVPVRL from the coding sequence ATGACCCTCACCAAACGGATCATTCCGTGTATCGACGTGGACCTGGACGAGGAGGGCAACGCCGCGGTGTATACGGGCGTCAACTTCGAGGATCTGGAGTACACCGGCGACCCGGTCGAGATGGCCAAGAAGTACAACGAGGCCGGAGCGGACGAGTTCGTCTTCCTCGACATCACCGCCTCCGCCGAGGGCCGAGAGACCATGCTGGACGTGGTCGAGTCCATCGCCGACGAGGTGTTCATCCCCCTCACCGTCGGCGGCGGCATCCGCACCCGCGAGGACGTCAAGGAGACTCTGCGAGCGGGGGCGGACAAGGTGTCGATCAACACCGGTGCGCTACAGCGGCCGGAACTCATCGAGGAGGGCGCGGCGGCCTTCGGCAGCCAGTGCATCGTCATTAGCGTCGACGCCCGCCGCCGCTTCGACGAGCAGGGTGACCACTACGTCGAGGTCGACGGCGAATCCTGCTGGTTCGAGTGCACGGTGAAAGGCGGTCGCGAGGGGACCGATATCGACGTGATCTCGTGGGCCGAGGAGGCCGAGGAGCGCGGCGCGGGCGAACTGTTCGTCAACTCTATCGACGCCGACGGGACCAAGGACGGGTACGATATCCCACTCACCAAGGCCGTCTGTGACACCGTCTCGACGCCGGTAATCGCCTCCTCGGGCTGTGGCGGCCCCGAGGACATGTACGAGGTGTTCACCGACGCCGGCGCGGACGCCGGGCTGGCGGCCTCGATCTTCCACTTCGGAGAGTATTCGATTCAGGAGACCAAGGAATATCTGGACGAGCGCGGTGTGCCGGTGCGGTTATAA